The Bacteroidota bacterium region GCCTGCTCCAATACTTCAGTGGAGTAACCTGCAAGGGCCGCTCCAAATTCAGGAAGTGCAGCCATCAAGTCTTGCAACGTAAGCTCGGGTCTCGTCAGCACTTTCTCTGCTTTGACACTTTGGCTCAATGGCGACAATCCTTTTTGCTCCAACAATCCATTGATTTGGTCAGGACTAATGGAGGTACGCTCGATGAGTCCAATCGCTTCCGAAATAGCAGCCGCCTTCAACGAAAACTCTTCGAATCGATTGTCGGAAACCATCCCGAAATCACGGGCCATTTTGGTCAGCCTCAGATCGGCATTGTCTTGCCGCAACAGAATCCGGAATTCTGCGCGGGACGTGAACATGCGGTAGGGCTCCTCGGTGCCCTTGTTGACGAGGTCATCGATGAGCACACCGATATAGGCTTCATCCCGCTTCAATACGATCGGATCAAGTTCTTGACATTTGCGGGCAGCGTTAATCCCTGCCATCATGCCTTGGCAAGCCGCTTCCTCATAGCCCGTGGTGCCGTTGATCTGTCCAGCGAAGAAAAGCCCTTGGATCAAATGTGTTTCCAAGCTCAACTTCAGTTGTTGCGGCGGGAAGAAATCGTACTCGATCGCGTAGCCCGGACGAAACATCTTTACGTTTTCAAATCCCTCGATTTGACGGATTGCTTTGTACTGCACATCCTCCGGCAAAGAGCTTGAGAATCCATTCACGTAAACTTCGACAGTATTCCATCCCTCCGGTTCGACAAACAACTGATGCCTGCTTTTATCAGCAAAGCGGACAATTTTGTCCTCGATGCTGGGACAATACCTGGGACCCAATCCCTGTATCCTGCCGGCAAACATGGGGGATTGTGCGAAGCCGGTGGCCAAGGTATCATGCACCTTTTGATTGGTATGCGCGATATGGCAAGGCAGCTGTTTGGTCAGCGGATGCGTTTCGGACCCAAAAGAGAATTTTGCAGGGTTCTCGTCACCTTCTTGAATCTCGAGCTTGGTGTAGTCAATGGTGCGACCATCGAGTCGGGGTGGCGTTCCGGTTTTCATTCGACCGCTTTGGAAGCCGAGTTCCTGGAGTTGTTCGGTGATCC contains the following coding sequences:
- the mnmG gene encoding tRNA uridine-5-carboxymethylaminomethyl(34) synthesis enzyme MnmG; its protein translation is MFPNYDVIVVGAGHAGCEAAAAAANMGMKVLLTTMNMNTIAQMSCNPAMGGVAKGQLVREIDAMGGYSGIVTDKTMIQFRMLNRSKGPAMWSPRAQSDRMRFAEEWRLMLEQTPNVDFWQEMVRELVVKDGRVVGVKTSMGIEIPGKTVVLTNGTFLNGLIHIGEKNFGGGRAGEKAATGITEQLQELGFQSGRMKTGTPPRLDGRTIDYTKLEIQEGDENPAKFSFGSETHPLTKQLPCHIAHTNQKVHDTLATGFAQSPMFAGRIQGLGPRYCPSIEDKIVRFADKSRHQLFVEPEGWNTVEVYVNGFSSSLPEDVQYKAIRQIEGFENVKMFRPGYAIEYDFFPPQQLKLSLETHLIQGLFFAGQINGTTGYEEAACQGMMAGINAARKCQELDPIVLKRDEAYIGVLIDDLVNKGTEEPYRMFTSRAEFRILLRQDNADLRLTKMARDFGMVSDNRFEEFSLKAAAISEAIGLIERTSISPDQINGLLEQKGLSPLSQSVKAEKVLTRPELTLQDLMAALPEFGAALAGYSTEVLEQAEIQKKYDGYIRKEREQAEKVIRLDDIRLPEDFDYHKVKALSFEGREKLSRSKPNSLGQASRISGVRPADISVLMVFIGR